One window of Paenibacillus albicereus genomic DNA carries:
- a CDS encoding ABC transporter permease: protein MEAERNLPERPAAASSPLAAERRKGTFWRGTLPFLLTCWKLNLAGAMEFRLSFLMTAGMMFLNNVIWLLFWGIFFDRFPDVAGWELKDVMLLWAVSAGGFGWASVLLGNFTRIAYLTANGELDVYMTQPKPLLLNVLASRMSLTAIGDFLFGAAIFAYVGDHSWKGLAFFLLALLMSGLFFLFFTLAAGSLAFFIGNAEGIAFQLFNSYLAFTTYPADIFKGLGRLLLFTILPAGFISYMPIGLLRGWDGSFMAAAAGMLLLLAALSLGLFYAGLRRYSSGNRMAMRS from the coding sequence ATGGAGGCTGAACGCAATCTGCCCGAGCGGCCGGCGGCCGCCTCGTCCCCGCTTGCAGCGGAGAGGCGCAAAGGAACGTTCTGGCGAGGCACGCTGCCGTTCCTGCTCACCTGCTGGAAGCTGAACCTCGCCGGCGCGATGGAGTTCCGGCTGAGCTTCCTCATGACCGCCGGCATGATGTTCCTGAACAACGTCATCTGGCTGCTGTTCTGGGGCATCTTCTTCGACCGCTTCCCGGATGTCGCCGGCTGGGAGCTCAAGGACGTCATGCTGCTCTGGGCGGTCAGCGCCGGCGGCTTCGGCTGGGCGAGCGTGCTGCTCGGCAACTTCACGCGCATCGCCTATCTGACGGCCAACGGAGAGCTGGACGTCTATATGACCCAGCCCAAGCCGCTGCTGCTGAACGTGCTGGCGAGCCGCATGTCGCTGACGGCGATCGGCGATTTCCTGTTCGGCGCAGCGATCTTTGCGTACGTCGGCGACCACAGCTGGAAAGGGCTGGCGTTTTTCCTGCTCGCGCTGCTGATGTCCGGGCTGTTCTTCCTGTTCTTCACGCTCGCGGCCGGCTCGCTGGCGTTTTTCATCGGCAACGCCGAAGGCATCGCCTTCCAGCTGTTCAACAGCTACCTCGCGTTCACGACCTACCCGGCGGACATCTTCAAGGGGCTCGGGCGGCTGCTGCTGTTCACGATTCTCCCGGCCGGCTTCATCAGCTACATGCCGATCGGCCTGCTGCGCGGCTGGGACGGCAGCTTCATGGCCGCGGCGGCAGGCATGCTGCTGCTGCTGGCGGCGCTGTCGCTCGGCCTGTTCTATGCGGGCCTGCGGCGCTACAGCTCGGGCAATCGGATGGCGATGAGGAGCTGA
- a CDS encoding efflux RND transporter periplasmic adaptor subunit: MFTKWWTGRSSKRAAALMLGCSLALSAGCSLLPAEQEEEVLPSIAPPQISKKPEYEVTTQTLETRVEAAGKLISLREETLYYTLEGKRLKDLYIKPGQKVKKGDPIASLDVEDMQKQLRDQRLQFRKDEVAMKETLRKKDEMPPVDFEAAVIAFEEKRQAIGDLETEIGKATLVAPFAGTVVQLPVQKGDAIKAYDPICVIADTGQLVPGIKLDADELEQVTVGMKAVVDINGVGEVGGKITALPVAPPEEEGGNGNGGNGGSGGASAPERPEDFLLIQLDKVPANVARGTMLSVSIVVKSKPNAVVIPPSALRSIGSRTYVQVVEGETKREVDVEVGEQTATAVEILKGLEPGMKVVGR, from the coding sequence ATGTTTACGAAATGGTGGACGGGACGTTCATCTAAGCGCGCCGCCGCCCTGATGCTGGGCTGCTCGCTGGCGCTGTCGGCCGGCTGCTCGCTGCTGCCGGCCGAGCAGGAGGAGGAGGTGCTGCCGTCGATCGCCCCGCCTCAGATTTCCAAGAAGCCGGAGTATGAGGTGACGACGCAGACGCTTGAAACCCGCGTCGAGGCGGCCGGCAAGCTGATTTCCCTGCGGGAGGAGACGCTCTATTACACGCTGGAGGGCAAGCGTCTCAAGGACTTGTACATAAAACCGGGACAAAAGGTGAAAAAAGGCGACCCAATCGCGTCGCTCGACGTCGAGGACATGCAGAAGCAGCTGCGCGACCAGCGCCTGCAATTCCGCAAGGACGAGGTCGCGATGAAGGAGACGCTGCGCAAGAAAGACGAGATGCCGCCGGTCGATTTCGAGGCGGCCGTCATTGCCTTCGAGGAGAAGCGCCAGGCGATCGGCGACTTGGAGACGGAGATCGGCAAGGCGACGCTCGTCGCGCCGTTCGCCGGCACGGTCGTGCAGCTGCCGGTGCAGAAGGGCGATGCGATCAAGGCGTACGATCCGATCTGCGTCATCGCCGACACGGGCCAGCTCGTGCCCGGCATCAAGCTCGACGCCGATGAGCTGGAGCAGGTGACGGTCGGCATGAAGGCGGTCGTCGACATCAACGGCGTCGGCGAGGTCGGCGGCAAGATCACGGCCCTGCCGGTCGCCCCGCCCGAGGAGGAAGGCGGCAATGGAAACGGAGGCAACGGCGGCAGCGGCGGCGCGTCCGCGCCGGAGCGGCCGGAGGATTTCCTGCTCATTCAGCTCGACAAGGTGCCGGCGAATGTGGCGCGAGGCACGATGCTTTCCGTGAGCATCGTCGTCAAGAGCAAGCCGAACGCCGTCGTCATCCCGCCATCGGCGCTGCGCAGCATCGGCTCCCGCACGTACGTGCAGGTCGTCGAGGGCGAGACGAAGCGGGAGGTGGACGTGGAGGTCGGCGAGCAGACCGCTACGGCGGTCGAGATCCTGAAGGGCCTCGAGCCCGGCATGAAAGTGGTGGGCAGGTAA
- a CDS encoding glycosyltransferase, translated as MTKVGLVMRKIQFAEAQGPRIYAERLQALSRELGVEIVFVAPDRHVSGYDQAPGYEYEKGDLVNYDLVLEQLDRERIEHVIYTVSGFTFLKMFRDKAVLFPHSYPHPDLTGYEMMKPFYSIVDKAVVHTDYLKGLFRTDWGVTDVDVIPIGFEEELAERHYDPSQVVENRILWIGRDEPNRRPDLPLEYARRNPDKDVVMAMGGLRYRESMKRYDIPSNVTLKFALTRDEVFELMNSAKVYWSSSRFDTFSMPLAEAMAMGKLVVKPEHPCYGHIASTHTFAGSESNWFELLNMAAAHPRRVSEDNRDQAFSRFGGRVMKAGYEKFYSGWL; from the coding sequence GTGACGAAAGTCGGTCTCGTCATGAGAAAAATTCAGTTCGCGGAGGCGCAAGGCCCCCGCATCTACGCCGAAAGGCTGCAGGCGCTCAGCCGCGAGCTCGGCGTGGAGATCGTCTTCGTCGCGCCGGACCGCCATGTGAGCGGGTACGACCAGGCGCCGGGCTACGAGTACGAAAAAGGCGATCTCGTCAACTACGACCTCGTGCTGGAGCAGCTCGACCGGGAGCGGATCGAGCATGTCATCTACACGGTATCCGGGTTCACCTTTCTCAAGATGTTCCGCGACAAGGCCGTGCTGTTCCCGCACAGCTATCCGCATCCCGACCTGACGGGATACGAGATGATGAAGCCGTTCTACTCGATCGTGGACAAGGCGGTCGTACATACGGACTACTTGAAGGGGCTGTTCCGGACCGATTGGGGCGTCACGGACGTGGACGTCATCCCGATCGGCTTCGAGGAAGAGCTCGCCGAGCGCCATTACGATCCGTCGCAGGTGGTGGAGAACCGCATCCTGTGGATCGGGCGCGACGAGCCGAACCGCCGTCCCGACCTGCCGCTCGAGTACGCGCGCCGCAATCCGGACAAGGACGTCGTGATGGCGATGGGCGGCCTCCGCTACCGCGAGAGCATGAAGCGCTACGACATCCCGTCCAACGTGACGCTGAAGTTCGCGCTGACGCGGGACGAGGTGTTCGAGCTGATGAATTCCGCCAAGGTGTACTGGAGCAGCAGCCGCTTCGACACGTTCTCGATGCCGCTCGCGGAAGCGATGGCGATGGGCAAGCTCGTCGTCAAGCCGGAGCACCCCTGCTACGGGCATATCGCCTCGACGCATACGTTCGCCGGCAGCGAGTCCAACTGGTTCGAGCTGCTGAACATGGCGGCCGCGCATCCGCGAAGGGTGTCCGAGGACAACCGCGACCAGGCGTTCAGCCGCTTCGGCGGACGCGTCATGAAGGCGGGCTACGAGAAGTTCTACTCCGGCTGGCTGTAG
- a CDS encoding Gfo/Idh/MocA family protein — MLRIGIIGSNFITESFIDAARHVDGLQLAAHYSRSAERGAAFADKHGILRRFTDLEEMAASGELDAVYIASPNALHAEQAILFMKRGKHVLCEKPIASNSRELLEMIDASRQHGVLLLEAMKSTFLPNFAAIRDNLHRLGEVRQYFASFCQYSSRYDRYKEGEVLNAFKPELSNGSLMDIGVYCLYPLVALFGKPQTVQASAVMLESGVDGRGSLLLGYPGMEALIAHSKISDSSLPAEIQGEQGVMRIERISQPASVRLQLRGGAEEDLSRPQAANTMQYEIEAFVRLIAEGRTESDVNTFELSLAVMEVMDEARRQIGLEFPADRSREAGRIRNEG; from the coding sequence ATGCTACGTATCGGAATCATCGGCTCCAACTTCATCACGGAATCGTTCATCGACGCGGCTCGGCACGTGGACGGCCTGCAGCTCGCGGCGCATTATTCGCGGAGCGCCGAGAGGGGAGCGGCGTTCGCGGACAAGCACGGCATCCTGCGCCGGTTCACGGATCTCGAGGAAATGGCGGCGAGCGGCGAGCTGGACGCCGTCTACATCGCCAGCCCGAACGCGCTGCATGCGGAGCAGGCCATCCTCTTCATGAAGCGCGGCAAACATGTGCTGTGCGAAAAGCCGATCGCCTCCAACAGCCGCGAGCTGCTGGAGATGATCGACGCTTCCAGGCAGCACGGCGTGCTGCTGCTCGAAGCGATGAAGTCGACGTTCCTGCCGAACTTCGCCGCGATTCGGGACAACCTCCACCGGCTGGGCGAGGTTCGGCAGTACTTTGCCTCGTTCTGCCAGTATTCCTCCCGCTATGACCGCTACAAGGAGGGCGAGGTGCTGAACGCCTTCAAGCCGGAGCTGTCCAACGGCTCGCTGATGGATATCGGCGTGTACTGCCTGTACCCGCTCGTGGCGCTGTTCGGCAAGCCGCAGACCGTGCAGGCGAGCGCGGTCATGCTGGAGTCCGGCGTGGACGGCCGGGGCAGCCTGCTGCTCGGCTATCCCGGGATGGAGGCGCTGATCGCGCACTCCAAGATCAGCGATTCGTCGCTGCCGGCGGAGATTCAGGGCGAGCAGGGCGTCATGCGCATCGAGCGCATCAGCCAGCCGGCGTCCGTACGCCTGCAGCTCCGGGGCGGAGCGGAAGAGGATTTGAGCCGTCCGCAGGCGGCCAACACGATGCAGTACGAGATCGAGGCGTTCGTGCGCCTGATCGCCGAAGGCCGGACGGAGTCGGACGTCAACACGTTCGAGCTGTCGCTGGCGGTCATGGAGGTCATGGACGAGGCTCGCCGCCAGATCGGGCTCGAGTTCCCGGCGGACCGATCGCGCGAGGCAGGCAGGATAAGGAACGAGGGATAA
- a CDS encoding GNAT family N-acetyltransferase, which produces MNIRLRDNKEPLPMELLLLADPSAEMVASYAERGECWLLAEDGGPPIGAYVLLPTRPATLELVNVAVAEERQGRGLGKRLVLHAIERSCGLGAATLEVGTGNSSIGQLALYQRCGFRIAGVDRDFFLRHYDEPIVENGIPCVDMIRLSMDLPRSGAGAGTSGPGSFSDRQAGIDPR; this is translated from the coding sequence ATGAACATTCGCTTGCGAGACAACAAAGAGCCGCTGCCGATGGAGCTGCTGCTGCTGGCCGACCCGTCGGCCGAGATGGTCGCTTCCTACGCGGAGCGCGGCGAATGCTGGCTGCTGGCCGAGGACGGCGGTCCGCCGATCGGAGCGTATGTGCTGCTGCCGACGAGGCCGGCGACGCTGGAGCTCGTCAACGTGGCGGTCGCCGAGGAGCGGCAAGGCCGGGGCCTCGGCAAGCGGCTCGTGCTGCATGCGATCGAGCGCTCCTGCGGGCTGGGGGCGGCGACGCTCGAGGTCGGCACGGGCAACTCCAGCATCGGCCAGCTCGCGCTCTATCAGCGCTGCGGCTTCCGCATCGCGGGCGTCGACCGTGATTTTTTCCTGCGCCACTATGACGAGCCGATCGTGGAGAACGGAATTCCGTGCGTCGACATGATCCGGCTGTCGATGGATCTGCCCCGCTCCGGCGCGGGCGCCGGGACTTCCGGCCCCGGTTCATTTTCCGATAGACAAGCCGGCATCGACCCCAGATAA
- a CDS encoding tetratricopeptide repeat protein, which produces MAAAVCQGARQRRADRAAAGDGKRLGLGSARPLVGRAFLRGLKERQRMNREETIHAAARLRGEGRGEEALRLLKELADDAADDAELEYQLAWTHDSLGLEREAVPHYERALSLGLGPEDDAGARLGLGSTLRTLGRYAEARELLEASAQRYPERAEFRVFLAMALYNEGDAARAMELLLRELADSSSAAGVQEYARAIRFYADKLDQVW; this is translated from the coding sequence ATCGCCGCTGCAGTATGCCAAGGAGCTCGGCAACGCCGAGCTGACCGCGCTGCTGCAGGCGACGGCAAGCGTTTAGGCCTAGGGTCAGCCCGTCCGCTCGTCGGACGGGCTTTTTTACGAGGACTGAAGGAGAGGCAGAGGATGAATCGAGAGGAAACGATCCACGCCGCCGCGCGCTTGCGCGGCGAAGGCCGGGGCGAGGAAGCGCTGCGGCTGCTGAAGGAGCTGGCGGACGACGCTGCGGACGACGCCGAGCTGGAGTATCAGCTCGCTTGGACGCATGATTCGCTTGGACTGGAGCGGGAGGCCGTGCCGCATTACGAGCGGGCGCTCTCCCTCGGACTGGGGCCGGAGGACGACGCGGGGGCGAGGCTGGGACTCGGCAGCACGCTGCGGACGCTGGGACGCTATGCCGAGGCGCGGGAGCTGCTGGAGGCGTCGGCGCAGCGCTACCCGGAGCGGGCGGAGTTTCGCGTGTTTCTGGCGATGGCGCTGTACAACGAAGGCGATGCGGCCCGCGCGATGGAGCTGCTGCTGCGCGAGCTGGCGGACAGCAGCTCCGCCGCCGGCGTGCAGGAGTATGCGCGGGCGATCCGCTTCTACGCGGATAAGCTCGACCAGGTTTGGTAA
- a CDS encoding ABC transporter ATP-binding protein: MSAADGRFDAAAEEAEPSGPLLQVSGVQRSFPASGGPIHVLKGITMEVPHRRLVMLKGRSGSGKTTLLNLIGGLDTPSSGEIWFDGQPIHKLGDDKRTVIRRERMGFIFQAFALMPLLSAYENVELSLRMAGTPRAEWKSRVEHCLAMVGLERRMKHRPFEMSGGEQQRVAIAKAIAHRPRLLLADEPTAELDSQMSAQIMSVFRTMIQSEGVTICMTTHDPTILEVADHVYEMVDGTFI, translated from the coding sequence ATGTCGGCGGCCGACGGCCGCTTCGACGCGGCCGCGGAGGAAGCCGAGCCTTCCGGGCCGCTGCTTCAGGTAAGCGGCGTCCAGCGCAGCTTTCCGGCTTCGGGCGGTCCCATCCACGTGCTCAAGGGCATCACGATGGAGGTGCCGCATCGCCGGCTCGTCATGCTCAAGGGCCGTTCGGGCTCCGGCAAGACGACGCTGCTCAACCTGATCGGAGGACTGGACACGCCGAGCAGCGGCGAGATCTGGTTCGACGGCCAGCCGATCCACAAGCTCGGCGACGACAAGCGCACGGTCATCCGCCGCGAGCGGATGGGCTTCATTTTCCAGGCGTTCGCGCTCATGCCGCTGCTGTCCGCCTACGAGAACGTCGAGCTGTCGCTGCGCATGGCAGGCACGCCCCGCGCCGAATGGAAGAGCCGGGTGGAGCATTGCCTCGCCATGGTCGGGCTCGAGCGCCGGATGAAGCATCGTCCGTTCGAGATGTCCGGCGGCGAGCAGCAGCGGGTTGCCATCGCCAAGGCGATCGCCCACCGGCCGCGCCTGCTGCTCGCCGACGAGCCGACGGCGGAGCTCGACAGTCAGATGTCGGCGCAGATCATGTCCGTCTTTCGCACGATGATTCAATCCGAGGGCGTCACGATCTGCATGACGACTCACGATCCTACGATTTTGGAGGTTGCCGATCATGTTTACGAAATGGTGGACGGGACGTTCATCTAA
- a CDS encoding glutathione peroxidase: MSIYEIPVQKASGESVTLEPYRGKVMLIVNTATKCGLAPQFDGLEKLHQTYKDEGLAVLGFPCGQFANQEPGGNDQIQEACRINFGVTFPLYAKVDVNGDGAHPLFRHLTSEAKGFLGTKAIKWNFTKFLVDKDGRVVQRFAPTDKPEKIESHIRRLLGAGAAV, from the coding sequence ATGTCGATCTATGAGATTCCGGTGCAAAAGGCGAGCGGGGAAAGCGTGACGCTCGAGCCCTATCGGGGCAAGGTGATGCTGATCGTCAATACGGCGACGAAGTGCGGGCTGGCGCCGCAGTTCGACGGGCTGGAGAAGCTGCATCAGACGTACAAGGACGAGGGACTGGCCGTGCTCGGCTTTCCGTGCGGCCAGTTCGCCAATCAGGAGCCCGGAGGCAACGACCAGATCCAGGAGGCATGCCGCATCAACTTCGGCGTCACGTTCCCGCTGTACGCCAAGGTCGACGTCAACGGCGACGGCGCGCATCCGCTGTTCCGGCATCTGACGAGCGAGGCCAAAGGCTTTCTCGGCACCAAGGCGATCAAATGGAACTTCACGAAGTTCCTCGTCGACAAGGATGGCCGCGTCGTGCAGCGCTTCGCGCCGACCGACAAGCCGGAAAAGATCGAGAGCCATATCCGGCGGCTGCTCGGAGCCGGCGCCGCGGTGTAG
- a CDS encoding ABC transporter permease: MIAAKSAKYAAVVRITLKQQTAYRMDFLMRSVFLLLILYVFMQLWSAAYSGQGEGAEIAGFRLKDIIWYLVLTEAFTMAFPQLCTRIEEEVKSGGIAVRLLTPISYAGYQYASYLGEAALRFVINLACGSLIGWMLVGPPELGAGWSAIAVLGLGSFTLAFLLNLSIALCAFWVEETRGLEFILQKLQFTVGGMLIPLDLMPHWLQQACAWLPFQAVLYFPAKSAVSGGAELGAYLAQQLGWIAVMAALCAWIYSRGIRRLNVNGG; this comes from the coding sequence ATGATCGCCGCCAAAAGCGCGAAGTACGCCGCCGTCGTCCGCATCACGCTCAAGCAGCAGACCGCCTACCGGATGGATTTCCTCATGCGCTCGGTGTTCCTGCTGCTTATCCTCTACGTGTTCATGCAGCTCTGGTCGGCGGCGTACAGCGGCCAGGGGGAGGGGGCGGAGATCGCCGGGTTCCGGCTGAAGGACATCATCTGGTACCTCGTGCTGACGGAGGCGTTCACGATGGCGTTCCCGCAGCTGTGCACGCGCATCGAGGAGGAGGTCAAGAGCGGCGGCATCGCCGTCCGCCTGCTGACGCCGATCTCGTACGCCGGCTACCAGTACGCCTCTTATCTGGGGGAGGCCGCGCTGCGGTTCGTCATCAATCTGGCCTGCGGCAGCCTCATCGGCTGGATGCTCGTCGGCCCGCCGGAGCTCGGAGCCGGCTGGTCGGCGATCGCGGTGCTCGGGCTCGGCAGCTTCACGCTGGCCTTCCTGCTCAACCTGTCGATCGCGCTCTGCGCCTTTTGGGTGGAGGAGACGCGGGGACTGGAGTTCATCCTGCAAAAGCTGCAGTTCACCGTCGGCGGCATGCTCATCCCGCTCGACCTGATGCCGCACTGGCTGCAGCAGGCTTGCGCCTGGCTGCCGTTCCAGGCGGTGCTGTACTTCCCGGCCAAGTCGGCCGTCAGCGGCGGAGCCGAGCTGGGCGCCTATCTGGCGCAGCAGCTCGGATGGATCGCCGTCATGGCGGCGCTGTGCGCCTGGATCTATTCGCGGGGCATAAGGAGGCTGAACGTCAATGGAGGCTGA
- a CDS encoding alpha/beta hydrolase codes for MEKIELWPQGAPGALGTEEEDRPHLLRFPAAGTETRGAVIVCPGGGYAMRAGHEAEPVAAWYRERGFHAFVLHYRVAPYAYPSALEDAQQAIRLVRLHAQEWGVDPDRIALLGFSAGGHVAASAGTLGNDGDPLSEDPIRRIGCRPDALLLCYPVISMRPELTHGGSRRSLLGEQPDPELEALLSADEQVGPDTPPAFLWHTAEDEGVTARNSLRFAMALAEHGVPYDLHVYQRGGHGIGMAAGDRRAGGWLELSASWLDDLGWPSKPD; via the coding sequence ATGGAAAAGATCGAGCTTTGGCCGCAAGGAGCGCCGGGCGCGCTCGGCACGGAAGAGGAGGACCGGCCGCATCTGCTGCGCTTTCCCGCGGCCGGAACGGAAACGAGAGGGGCCGTCATCGTCTGCCCCGGAGGCGGCTACGCGATGCGCGCCGGGCACGAAGCCGAGCCGGTCGCGGCCTGGTACCGGGAACGCGGCTTCCACGCGTTCGTCCTGCATTATCGCGTCGCTCCGTACGCCTATCCGAGCGCGCTGGAGGACGCCCAGCAGGCGATCCGCCTCGTGCGGCTGCACGCGCAGGAGTGGGGCGTCGATCCCGATCGGATCGCGCTGCTCGGCTTTTCGGCCGGCGGACATGTGGCGGCGAGCGCCGGCACGCTCGGCAATGACGGCGATCCGCTGTCGGAGGACCCGATCCGGCGGATCGGATGCCGCCCGGACGCGCTGCTGCTGTGCTATCCCGTCATCAGCATGCGGCCGGAGCTGACGCACGGCGGATCGCGGCGCAGCCTGCTCGGCGAGCAGCCCGATCCGGAGCTGGAGGCGCTGCTGAGCGCGGACGAGCAGGTCGGCCCGGATACGCCGCCGGCGTTCCTGTGGCATACGGCGGAGGATGAAGGCGTTACGGCTCGGAACAGCCTTCGGTTCGCCATGGCGCTGGCGGAGCACGGCGTTCCTTATGACCTGCATGTGTATCAGCGCGGAGGGCACGGCATCGGCATGGCGGCGGGCGACCGCCGCGCCGGCGGCTGGCTGGAGCTGTCCGCCAGCTGGCTGGACGATCTCGGCTGGCCAAGCAAGCCGGATTGA
- a CDS encoding ABC transporter ATP-binding protein yields the protein MNVLETKGLRKTFRVKRKEPGFAASLRSLWSPRWSEKEAVSGIDLAVEEGETIAFLGPNGAGKSTTIKMLTGILHPSGGEATVLGHVPWQERKQLAYRIGTVFGQKSQLWYHLPPSDTFELMSRIYELDRDDYRRRRDSLIERFELGPYLDTAVRRLSLGERMRCEIACSFLHRPRLLFLDEPTIGLDAMIKERIRELIAELNREEGTTVFLTSHDAGDIERLCRRAVVIHHGGIMVDGSVQRLKRDILRYKTVAVRLAESSPPADALPLPPGVRRLPADAGQLRLSVDLTATGVEQVLQGLLSALAIADVTIEDPPMEEVIKTLFARSRDEGMAAREEEEP from the coding sequence ATGAACGTATTGGAGACGAAGGGACTGCGGAAGACGTTCCGCGTCAAGCGCAAGGAGCCGGGATTCGCGGCGAGCCTCCGCTCGCTGTGGTCGCCGAGATGGAGCGAGAAGGAAGCGGTGTCGGGCATCGATCTGGCGGTGGAGGAAGGGGAGACGATCGCCTTTCTCGGTCCGAACGGAGCCGGCAAGTCGACGACGATCAAGATGCTGACCGGCATCCTGCATCCGAGCGGGGGCGAGGCGACGGTGCTCGGGCATGTGCCGTGGCAGGAGCGCAAGCAGCTCGCCTATCGGATCGGCACCGTCTTCGGGCAGAAGTCGCAGCTGTGGTACCACCTGCCGCCGAGCGACACGTTCGAGCTGATGAGCCGCATCTACGAGCTCGACCGGGACGACTATCGCCGCAGGCGCGACTCGCTGATCGAGCGCTTCGAGCTCGGGCCGTACCTCGATACCGCCGTGCGGCGGCTGTCGCTGGGCGAAAGGATGCGCTGCGAGATCGCCTGCTCGTTCCTGCACCGGCCGCGGCTGCTGTTCCTCGATGAGCCGACGATCGGGCTTGACGCGATGATCAAGGAGCGGATCCGCGAGCTGATCGCGGAGCTCAACCGCGAGGAGGGGACGACGGTGTTCCTGACGTCCCATGACGCGGGCGACATCGAGCGGCTGTGCCGGCGCGCGGTCGTCATCCATCACGGCGGCATCATGGTCGACGGCTCCGTGCAGCGGCTGAAGCGCGACATCCTCCGCTACAAGACGGTCGCCGTGCGGCTGGCCGAGTCGTCTCCGCCCGCCGATGCGCTGCCGCTGCCTCCCGGCGTGCGGCGGCTGCCGGCCGACGCCGGCCAGCTGCGGCTGTCGGTCGACCTGACGGCGACCGGCGTCGAGCAGGTGCTGCAGGGGCTGCTGTCGGCGCTCGCGATCGCGGACGTGACGATCGAGGACCCGCCGATGGAAGAGGTCATCAAGACGCTGTTCGCCCGCAGCCGCGACGAAGGCATGGCCGCGCGAGAGGAGGAGGAGCCATGA
- a CDS encoding stalk domain-containing protein — MKNWKGLAATAVAAAVIATSLGAAAGPAAAAAKPAISVVLNGKAQKYDQPPVIVNGSTLVPMRGIFEGLGAKVSVSGKQITATKGFTTIVHTIGQNWALVDGQKVELSQPSLVLKGRTLVPLRFIGEALDSKVGWNAAKQQVTVAPLQGAELQARWADKANNFAWAGKLDKLKAMLAAGWKPALSEQAFITGVFTKNKDIVKLFLDNGADVNLIVTMEEGDALALVEAATLPYRETADGDYPATTEASDLELLRLLLAAKPDIAGLEQENGSLMWTAIQTGRLDIAKELLAAGASAKSDGKQQFPAPLAAAAGYVGPDGSRAYAMMELLLKNGADPNDCNCDVKESYTPLELTSGMLYDAEDDGIAYKPEARAVELLLQYGADPKRDHALYEAVDAEALDIVKLLLAKGADPNKTNPSTSKSPLQYAKELGNAELTALLQATASV; from the coding sequence ATGAAGAATTGGAAAGGACTCGCGGCCACGGCCGTTGCAGCCGCCGTCATCGCGACGAGCCTCGGAGCAGCGGCCGGTCCGGCGGCAGCCGCCGCCAAGCCGGCGATCAGCGTCGTCCTGAACGGCAAGGCGCAGAAGTACGACCAGCCGCCCGTCATCGTGAACGGCTCGACGCTCGTGCCGATGCGCGGCATCTTCGAGGGCTTGGGAGCCAAAGTGTCCGTCAGCGGCAAGCAGATCACCGCGACGAAGGGCTTCACGACGATCGTGCACACGATCGGCCAGAACTGGGCGCTCGTCGACGGCCAGAAGGTCGAGCTGTCGCAGCCGTCGCTCGTGCTCAAGGGACGCACGCTCGTGCCGCTGCGCTTCATCGGCGAGGCGCTCGACAGCAAGGTCGGCTGGAACGCCGCCAAGCAGCAGGTGACGGTCGCTCCGCTCCAAGGCGCCGAGCTGCAGGCGCGCTGGGCAGACAAGGCCAACAACTTCGCCTGGGCCGGCAAGCTGGACAAGCTCAAGGCGATGCTCGCCGCAGGCTGGAAGCCGGCGCTCAGCGAGCAGGCGTTCATTACGGGCGTCTTCACCAAGAACAAGGACATCGTCAAGCTGTTCCTCGACAACGGAGCTGACGTCAACCTGATCGTGACGATGGAGGAAGGCGACGCCCTCGCCCTCGTGGAAGCGGCGACCCTGCCGTACCGCGAGACGGCGGACGGAGATTATCCGGCTACGACGGAAGCATCCGATCTGGAGCTCCTGCGGCTGCTGCTCGCCGCCAAGCCCGATATCGCCGGACTCGAGCAGGAGAACGGCAGCCTGATGTGGACGGCGATCCAGACCGGGCGGCTGGACATCGCCAAGGAGCTGCTGGCCGCCGGCGCGAGCGCCAAGTCCGACGGCAAGCAGCAGTTCCCGGCCCCCCTCGCCGCCGCCGCCGGCTACGTCGGCCCGGACGGCAGCCGCGCATATGCCATGATGGAGCTGCTGCTCAAGAACGGCGCCGATCCGAACGACTGCAACTGCGACGTGAAGGAAAGCTACACGCCGCTGGAGCTCACGAGCGGCATGCTGTACGATGCCGAGGATGACGGAATCGCCTACAAGCCGGAAGCCCGCGCCGTCGAGCTGCTCCTCCAATACGGCGCCGATCCGAAGCGGGACCACGCGCTGTACGAAGCGGTCGACGCCGAAGCGCTGGACATCGTCAAGCTGCTGCTCGCCAAGGGCGCCGACCCGAACAAGACCAATCCGTCTACGAGCAAATCGCCGCTGCAGTATGCCAAGGAGCTCGGCAACGCCGAGCTGACCGCGCTGCTGCAGGCGACGGCAAGCGTTTAG